The Ruminococcus bovis genome includes a region encoding these proteins:
- a CDS encoding type I restriction-modification system subunit M: MATTQKTESALLSKVWNIANVLSAAGVGFTDYITQLTYILFLKMDDEKESMGLNSYLPEGCKWKDLSSLSGDDLVEKYEEILKELSKCDGLIGTIFTKATNKLYRPVMLKKVIDMVDEDNWYMMEGDLKGAIYEKILEKNGQDKKSGAGQYFTPRALISAIVDVVDPKITETVADPCCGTAGFLLAAYEHMKPQSKDVEKQKFLKNNALYGADNTDLVVTLASMNLYLHDIGVKKSPIVYQDSLIDTSDKMYQVVLTNPPFGTRPQGSVDVSSNRPEFIKTSDNQVNFLQHIMSIVKTGGRVGVVMPDSVLTDGGSTAKVREKLLKDYNLHTILRLPTGIFYANGVKTNVLFFDKGEPTKDIWVYDYRTGVKHTLATKPMTREHLQDFVDCYCVGHMDDRKETYDAETNPNGRWRRFTAEEVSKREDLNFKWIDFTEEDERTVAEILDEMQEESDGIATAVAQLKELLGGIEL; this comes from the coding sequence ATGGCAACCACACAAAAGACCGAATCCGCCTTGCTATCAAAGGTATGGAATATAGCGAATGTACTGTCAGCGGCAGGCGTTGGCTTCACAGATTATATCACGCAGCTGACCTATATCCTGTTCTTGAAAATGGACGACGAAAAGGAGTCGATGGGACTAAATAGTTATCTTCCAGAAGGCTGCAAGTGGAAGGATTTAAGCTCGTTAAGCGGCGACGACCTTGTTGAAAAATATGAGGAGATCTTAAAGGAGCTTTCCAAATGCGACGGCTTGATCGGTACGATCTTTACAAAGGCTACCAACAAGCTGTACCGTCCCGTTATGCTCAAAAAGGTCATTGATATGGTTGATGAGGACAACTGGTATATGATGGAAGGCGACCTTAAAGGCGCAATCTATGAAAAGATCCTTGAAAAGAACGGACAGGATAAAAAGAGCGGCGCAGGTCAGTACTTTACACCGAGAGCATTGATTTCCGCTATTGTGGATGTTGTCGATCCCAAGATCACCGAAACGGTTGCCGATCCCTGCTGCGGAACGGCAGGCTTTCTCCTTGCGGCTTATGAGCATATGAAGCCCCAGAGCAAGGATGTTGAAAAGCAAAAATTTCTGAAAAACAATGCGCTGTACGGAGCGGACAACACCGATTTGGTTGTCACCCTTGCTTCTATGAATTTGTATCTGCACGATATCGGCGTTAAGAAAAGCCCGATCGTCTATCAGGATTCGCTGATCGATACCTCGGACAAAATGTATCAGGTAGTCCTGACAAACCCGCCTTTCGGCACCCGTCCGCAGGGCAGCGTAGACGTATCCTCCAACAGACCGGAATTTATTAAAACATCGGATAATCAGGTCAACTTTTTACAGCATATTATGTCTATCGTCAAAACAGGCGGTCGCGTCGGCGTTGTTATGCCCGACAGCGTTCTGACCGATGGCGGCTCTACGGCTAAAGTCCGTGAAAAACTGCTCAAAGATTATAACCTGCATACGATCCTTCGTCTGCCCACAGGTATCTTTTATGCGAACGGCGTCAAGACAAACGTGCTGTTTTTCGACAAGGGCGAACCGACAAAGGATATTTGGGTATATGATTACCGCACAGGCGTAAAGCATACATTGGCAACAAAGCCAATGACCAGAGAACACTTGCAGGACTTTGTGGATTGCTATTGCGTCGGTCATATGGATGACCGCAAAGAAACCTATGATGCGGAAACCAACCCCAACGGAAGATGGCGCAGATTCACAGCAGAAGAAGTATCGAAGCGAGAAGATTTGAACTTCAAGTGGATCGACTTCACCGAGGAAGATGAACGCACTGTTGCGGAAATCCTCGACGAAATGCAGGAAGAATCCGACGGCATCGCCACCGCTGTCGCTCAGCTCAAAGAGTTGCTGGGAGGGATAGAGCTGTGA